In a genomic window of Micromonospora cremea:
- a CDS encoding lytic transglycosylase domain-containing protein: MVDGEDKTRVQPLRPAAPLDGPLEGSGAAPDSVPRAVPRPRRPWLSGKATGAPNPPTETASAPSTAPDPAAASPAGAPAAATPAGTPKADAPAAGTRADAPAGDSTAPSPATGSDAATTPGGPDVGTRAGDAKPAPVADAAAAGQAASTVDGTASAPKSDPGRRRRIPFAHALRLPPRQAAVTAARATRAWARRPSGRLTLPGVFLLALVAATAAAGALLVPAAIRAPRPVAVDASVTPTAAVPPPVLPSGVPTGPLPTGPLPTGGLPTGPAGGPVIGGRPSDALAGWAQQVGAKVGVPPTAMQAYGYAELVLAQTNRSCALSWTTLAAIGQVESGHGAANGARLGQDGKALPQIIGLPLDGRDGRMRIIDTDRGLLDQDTSFDRAIGPMQFIPTTWQEIGADADNDGVKDPHDLDDAALAAGNYLCKNSRNLSIPGDWWNAILSYNDVRRYAQDIYDTANRYGRASHT, from the coding sequence GTGGTGGACGGCGAGGACAAAACGCGTGTGCAACCGTTGCGACCGGCCGCGCCGCTGGACGGGCCGCTCGAAGGATCGGGGGCCGCGCCGGATTCGGTGCCACGGGCCGTGCCCCGCCCCCGCCGGCCCTGGCTGAGCGGCAAGGCCACCGGTGCGCCCAACCCACCGACGGAGACGGCGTCCGCGCCCTCGACCGCCCCCGACCCTGCGGCCGCCAGCCCGGCCGGGGCCCCGGCAGCCGCGACCCCCGCCGGGACCCCGAAGGCCGACGCCCCTGCCGCAGGCACGAGAGCCGACGCACCCGCTGGCGACTCGACCGCGCCGAGCCCGGCCACCGGATCGGACGCCGCGACCACGCCGGGCGGGCCGGATGTCGGGACGCGGGCTGGCGATGCGAAGCCGGCGCCTGTGGCCGATGCCGCCGCGGCTGGCCAGGCGGCTAGCACTGTGGACGGCACTGCCAGCGCCCCGAAGTCCGACCCCGGCCGACGACGGCGGATCCCGTTCGCGCACGCGCTCCGCCTGCCGCCACGCCAGGCGGCGGTGACCGCGGCCCGGGCGACCCGCGCCTGGGCCCGGCGCCCCAGCGGTCGACTCACCCTGCCCGGGGTCTTCCTGCTCGCCCTGGTGGCCGCGACCGCCGCGGCGGGCGCGCTGCTCGTCCCGGCTGCCATCCGCGCGCCCCGGCCGGTCGCGGTCGACGCCTCCGTCACGCCGACCGCGGCCGTTCCGCCTCCGGTGCTGCCGTCCGGAGTGCCCACCGGCCCGCTGCCGACCGGGCCCCTTCCCACCGGCGGCCTGCCGACCGGGCCGGCCGGCGGGCCGGTGATCGGCGGACGGCCCTCGGACGCCCTGGCCGGCTGGGCGCAGCAGGTCGGCGCCAAGGTCGGTGTCCCACCGACCGCGATGCAGGCGTACGGCTACGCCGAACTGGTGCTCGCCCAGACCAACCGCAGTTGCGCGCTGAGCTGGACCACGCTGGCCGCGATCGGCCAGGTCGAGTCCGGGCACGGCGCGGCCAACGGCGCCCGGTTGGGGCAGGACGGCAAGGCGCTGCCGCAGATCATCGGCCTGCCGCTGGACGGGCGGGACGGCCGGATGCGGATCATCGACACCGACCGCGGCCTGCTGGACCAGGACACCTCGTTCGACCGCGCGATCGGGCCGATGCAGTTCATCCCGACCACCTGGCAGGAGATCGGCGCCGACGCGGACAACGACGGCGTCAAGGACCCGCACGATCTGGACGACGCCGCCCTGGCGGCGGGAAACTACCTGTGCAAGAACAGCCGCAATCTGAGCATTCCGGGCGACTGGTGGAACGCGATCCTGTCGTACAACGACGTGCGGCGGTACGCCCAGGACATCTACGACACCGCGAACCGGTACGGACGGGCCAGCCACACGTGA
- a CDS encoding GNAT family N-acetyltransferase: protein MVREWDPRTASSAEIASLLDTLNAVLAVDLPQDPQWREDSLREYLAEVMPGERRISWIAQAEPTGPGDPGAVLGQVHVLLLGDIGVLEVLVHPSARRTGLGRDLVLRAARRVYQEGFRSIGVEVVGDTPAVGFYESLGFTREYVETRSVLDLATVDWTELAGMATGIGAGYHLEFFPGGPPDDLIEAYARAKAEVRDVDDGELRPSSYDPQRLRDSLDTLHRRGMKPYIVLARHEQSGEVAGLTEVVVPAQHPTRADQYDTIVAQDHRGYGIDRAIKARMLLELRSAEPALAEVQTWNAQANEAMLKVNAELGYRPDRDWCEYSVDIAELVHRIDSPR, encoded by the coding sequence ATGGTGCGCGAGTGGGACCCCAGGACCGCGTCGTCCGCCGAGATCGCGTCGCTGCTGGACACGCTGAACGCGGTTCTGGCGGTCGATCTGCCGCAGGACCCGCAGTGGCGGGAGGACTCCCTGCGGGAGTATCTCGCCGAGGTGATGCCCGGCGAGCGGCGGATCTCCTGGATCGCCCAGGCGGAGCCGACCGGCCCCGGCGACCCGGGCGCGGTGCTCGGGCAGGTCCATGTGCTGCTCCTGGGCGACATCGGCGTGCTCGAGGTGCTGGTGCACCCGTCCGCGCGGCGCACCGGGCTCGGCCGTGACCTGGTGCTGCGCGCCGCCCGCCGGGTCTACCAGGAGGGCTTCCGGTCGATCGGGGTCGAGGTGGTCGGCGACACGCCGGCGGTGGGCTTCTACGAGTCGCTCGGCTTCACCCGGGAGTACGTGGAGACGCGCAGCGTGCTCGACCTCGCCACGGTGGACTGGACCGAGCTGGCCGGGATGGCCACGGGCATCGGGGCGGGCTACCACCTGGAGTTCTTCCCCGGCGGGCCGCCGGACGACCTGATCGAGGCGTACGCGCGGGCCAAGGCGGAGGTGCGCGACGTCGACGACGGCGAGCTGCGCCCCAGCTCCTACGACCCGCAGCGGCTGCGCGACAGCCTGGACACCCTCCACCGGCGGGGCATGAAGCCGTACATCGTGCTGGCTCGGCACGAGCAGAGCGGCGAGGTGGCCGGCCTGACCGAGGTGGTGGTGCCGGCACAGCACCCGACCCGAGCCGACCAGTACGACACGATCGTGGCGCAGGACCACCGGGGCTACGGCATCGATCGGGCGATCAAGGCCCGGATGCTGCTGGAGCTGCGCTCCGCCGAGCCGGCGCTGGCCGAAGTGCAGACCTGGAACGCCCAGGCCAACGAGGCGATGCTTAAGGTCAACGCGGAGCTGGGTTACCGGCCCGACCGGGACTGGTGCGAATACAGCGTCGACATCGCCGAGCTGGTGCACCGCATCGATTCGCCACGCTGA
- a CDS encoding uroporphyrinogen-III synthase — protein sequence MTRTRKPVGRIAFVGAGPGDPGLLTRRAHDALVDADQVIYDRGVPESLLAVVRAEARDDAEFTPAEGAPGDVAKVLISAARSGLNAVHLVAGDPFGHDSVVKEVQAVARTAAHFEVVPGVGQAEGVATYAGVPLPGVRTAADVEDVSALDFEALAAAVGRGSFAVAVDAGDLAAVRDGLLAAGVDGTTGVGVTGDGTGETQYTTTSTVDSFVAAALGFTGRVVLTVGAGVGQRDKLSWWENRPLYGWKVLVPRTKEQAGAMSARLRAYGAIPCEVPTIAVEPPRTPAQMERAVKGLVDGRYAWVIFTSVNAVRAVWEKFAEHGLDARHFGGVKIACIGEATADAVRAFGIQPELIPAGEQSSEGLLAEFSPHDEILDPVGRVLLPRADIATETLAAGLTERGWEVDDVTAYRTVRAAPPPAEIRDAIKSGGFDAVLFTSSSTVRNLVGIAGKPHARTVVAVIGPKTAETATEFGLRVDVQPPHASVPDLVEALAAYAVELREKLAAMPAKQRRGSKVQGPTALRFR from the coding sequence ATGACCCGCACCCGTAAGCCCGTCGGCCGTATCGCGTTCGTCGGGGCTGGCCCCGGCGACCCGGGCCTGCTGACCCGTCGGGCGCACGACGCCCTGGTCGACGCCGACCAGGTGATCTACGACCGGGGAGTCCCGGAGTCGTTGCTCGCCGTCGTACGCGCCGAGGCCAGGGACGACGCCGAGTTCACCCCCGCCGAGGGCGCGCCGGGGGACGTGGCGAAGGTGCTGATCTCCGCGGCCCGGTCCGGGCTGAACGCGGTGCACCTGGTCGCCGGCGACCCGTTCGGCCACGACTCGGTGGTCAAGGAGGTGCAGGCGGTGGCCCGTACCGCCGCTCACTTCGAGGTGGTGCCCGGGGTCGGTCAGGCCGAGGGCGTGGCCACCTACGCGGGGGTCCCGTTGCCGGGCGTGCGTACCGCCGCCGACGTCGAGGACGTCAGCGCGCTGGACTTCGAGGCGCTGGCCGCCGCCGTCGGCCGGGGCTCGTTCGCCGTCGCCGTGGACGCCGGTGACCTCGCCGCCGTCCGCGACGGGCTGCTGGCCGCCGGGGTCGACGGCACCACCGGCGTCGGGGTGACCGGCGACGGCACCGGCGAGACCCAGTACACGACCACGTCGACCGTCGACAGCTTCGTGGCCGCGGCGCTCGGCTTCACCGGCCGGGTGGTGCTCACCGTCGGCGCCGGCGTGGGCCAGCGGGACAAGCTGAGCTGGTGGGAGAACCGCCCGCTGTACGGCTGGAAGGTGCTGGTACCGCGGACCAAGGAGCAGGCCGGCGCGATGAGCGCCCGGCTGCGCGCGTACGGGGCCATCCCGTGCGAGGTGCCGACCATCGCGGTCGAGCCGCCGCGTACCCCGGCGCAGATGGAGCGGGCGGTCAAGGGCCTGGTCGACGGCCGCTACGCCTGGGTCATCTTCACCTCGGTGAACGCGGTCCGCGCGGTCTGGGAGAAGTTCGCCGAGCACGGGCTGGACGCCCGGCACTTCGGCGGCGTCAAGATCGCTTGCATCGGTGAGGCGACGGCGGACGCGGTTCGCGCGTTCGGCATCCAGCCGGAGCTGATCCCCGCCGGGGAGCAGTCCTCCGAGGGGCTGCTGGCCGAGTTCTCGCCACACGACGAGATCCTCGACCCGGTGGGCCGGGTGCTGCTGCCGCGCGCCGACATCGCCACCGAGACGCTCGCCGCCGGGCTCACCGAGCGCGGCTGGGAGGTCGACGACGTGACCGCGTACCGGACGGTCCGGGCCGCGCCGCCGCCGGCCGAGATCCGGGACGCGATCAAGTCGGGCGGGTTCGACGCGGTGCTCTTCACCTCGTCCTCCACCGTGCGGAACCTGGTCGGCATCGCGGGGAAGCCGCACGCGCGTACCGTTGTTGCCGTCATTGGGCCCAAGACGGCGGAGACCGCGACGGAGTTCGGGCTGCGGGTCGACGTCCAGCCGCCGCACGCCTCGGTGCCCGACCTGGTGGAGGCGCTCGCCGCCTACGCCGTCGAGCTGCGCGAGAAGCTCGCCGCCATGCCGGCGAAGCAGCGTCGCGGCTCGAAGGTGCAGGGGCCGACCGCCCTGCGCTTCCGGTAG
- a CDS encoding FmdB family zinc ribbon protein — protein sequence MPRYEFRCRACGDTFEVNRPMAAAGAPATCPQGHADTVKLLSAIAVTGRGAGGGAAAATGGGCCGGACGC from the coding sequence ATGCCCAGGTACGAGTTCCGCTGCCGCGCCTGCGGCGACACGTTCGAGGTCAACCGTCCAATGGCGGCGGCCGGCGCGCCCGCCACCTGCCCACAGGGACACGCCGACACGGTCAAGCTGCTCTCCGCGATCGCGGTCACCGGCCGGGGCGCGGGCGGCGGGGCCGCGGCCGCCACCGGAGGCGGCTGCTGCGGCGGTGCCTGCGGCTGCTGA
- the hemB gene encoding porphobilinogen synthase, with product MSYPEIRPRRLRRTPAIRRLVSETRVDPAELVVPMFVKEGLTEPRAIASLPGVLQHSRDSLRKAAVEAVQAGVGGIMLFGVPEHRDPTGSGGIDPNGILNVAIRDVVAEVGDATVVMSDLCLDEFTSHGHCGLLTPGGDVDNDATLDAYAEMAVAQAAAGVDVVGPSGMMDGQVGVVRRALDAAGHTDVAVLAYAVKYASAFYGPFREAVESALEGDRRTYQQDPGNLRESLREVALDVAEGADMVMVKPALPYLDVVSAVRAAVDVPVAAYQVSGEYAMVEAAAANGWIDRERVMLETLTSIKRAGAQIILTYWAVEAAGLLRQRY from the coding sequence ATGTCGTACCCCGAGATCCGGCCCCGCCGGCTCCGCCGCACCCCGGCGATCCGCCGGCTGGTCTCCGAGACGCGGGTCGACCCGGCCGAGCTGGTCGTGCCGATGTTCGTCAAGGAGGGGCTGACCGAGCCTCGGGCCATCGCGTCGCTCCCGGGGGTGCTCCAGCACTCCCGGGACTCGCTGCGCAAGGCGGCGGTCGAGGCGGTCCAGGCCGGTGTCGGCGGGATCATGCTCTTCGGTGTGCCGGAGCATCGGGACCCGACCGGGTCCGGTGGCATCGACCCGAACGGCATCCTGAACGTCGCCATCCGGGACGTGGTGGCCGAGGTGGGCGACGCCACGGTGGTGATGAGCGACCTGTGCCTGGACGAGTTCACCTCGCACGGGCACTGTGGGCTGCTCACCCCCGGCGGCGACGTGGACAACGACGCTACCCTGGACGCGTACGCCGAGATGGCGGTGGCCCAGGCCGCCGCCGGGGTCGACGTGGTCGGGCCGTCCGGGATGATGGACGGCCAGGTCGGCGTGGTACGCCGGGCTCTCGACGCGGCCGGGCACACCGACGTGGCGGTGCTGGCGTACGCCGTGAAGTACGCCTCGGCCTTCTACGGGCCCTTCCGGGAGGCCGTGGAGTCGGCGCTGGAGGGTGACCGGCGCACCTACCAGCAGGACCCGGGCAACCTGCGCGAGTCGCTGCGCGAGGTGGCGCTGGATGTCGCCGAGGGTGCCGACATGGTGATGGTCAAGCCGGCGCTGCCCTACCTCGACGTGGTGTCGGCGGTGCGGGCCGCGGTGGATGTCCCGGTCGCCGCCTACCAGGTCTCCGGTGAGTACGCGATGGTCGAGGCGGCCGCCGCGAACGGCTGGATCGACCGGGAGCGGGTGATGCTGGAGACGCTCACCTCGATCAAGCGGGCCGGCGCGCAGATCATCCTCACCTACTGGGCTGTCGAGGCCGCCGGCCTGCTCCGCCAGCGCTACTGA
- a CDS encoding helix-turn-helix domain-containing protein gives MASALDPPPPGPTVGRFPIAGLVRRARRIVRLSQHQMARFAKVSPSTVGRVEAGSLTPSMAVLERLLGAAGLYLTVVDQNGRLVQPMADREDVHDGAGRR, from the coding sequence ATGGCGTCGGCGCTCGATCCTCCTCCCCCCGGTCCCACCGTCGGTCGGTTTCCCATTGCTGGTCTCGTTCGACGAGCACGTCGGATCGTCCGGCTGAGCCAGCACCAGATGGCCCGCTTCGCCAAGGTCTCGCCCTCGACCGTGGGACGGGTCGAAGCGGGCAGCCTGACCCCCAGCATGGCCGTGCTAGAGCGCCTGCTCGGAGCGGCCGGGCTCTATCTGACCGTGGTCGACCAGAACGGTCGGCTGGTCCAGCCGATGGCCGACCGGGAGGATGTCCACGACGGTGCTGGCCGTCGCTAG
- a CDS encoding lamin tail domain-containing protein, translating into MRPRRTIAALATATVAVTVTALGVAPTAASAAPTDLFISEYVEGSSNNKAIELFNGTGGAVDLSAGGYQLQLFFNGSGTATTIALTGTVAAGDAFVFASASAGSAILAQADQTTGASLFNGDDAIVLRRGTTVLDSIGQVGVDPGTEWGTGATSTADNTLRRLPAVAAGDTDPSDAFDPAAQWAGFPVDTFDGLGTHTVDGGGPVDAPATLACGGPLVTAAGTAATREVTATDPDDTIVDLAVTAVSPAPATGSITRTALTPAGGVGGTARATVGASADLAAGAYTVTVTATDAGGGTASCALVVQVTRELTVGEVQGPTTDAESGPADRSPLAPASGNGTSSTLYDVRGVITQLTLARTSAGAEQHGFFLQSRTGDTDGDPSSSDGIFVFMGTFTSLIGGYVPTVGDEVVLRARVSEYFNLTQLSGASLVRRIATGLDVATAVAVTDAAPPAELIDAQRFWERHEGARLRVRAGSGAVSGRDVFSSTADAELWVVDRDDPLLDRADPYARRVFRDSHPLDNDPTRRFDDGNGQRVLLGSMGVKGTAGDSAALLPPAHTFDTLRADAVGGVYYSFEKYGVQVERAEFDAGADPSKNNPPKPADRSQEVAVATYNVENLYDHRDDPFDGCDFAGNAGCPGVDPPFDYVPSSEADYREQLSALADQIVKDLHAPDLILVQEAEDQDICTVSGAALACGDTDNADGAPDTIQELALAVAAAGGPAYAAAYDRTGADARGITAAFLYRTDRLSLAAATATDPLLGSAPTIQYRAPGLPANADVQNPKALNAVLPSDVDTSTGRDGNNVFTRAPQLGRFSVAATPGSTERFTLYALSNHYSSGPDSRIGQRREQAAYGAAIVTAIEGADQNARVVYGGDLNVFPRPDDPIATGDRPTPSDQLAPLYEAGLHNLWDNLVADVPASAYSYSFEGQAQTLDHLFVNDALYGDLVQVRAAHINADWPAEFSGDGSRGSSDHDPQVARFRSRASLTVADATVVEGDKGTRQLTFTATVSRPLSQPVLLCAATLGGTAQAGSDFDPYAGCRTLAAGQTSVAFPVTVRGDRKREADEKLTLVVAGVPGLRLADPLATGTITNDD; encoded by the coding sequence ATGCGCCCGCGCCGCACAATCGCCGCGCTCGCGACAGCAACCGTCGCCGTGACCGTCACGGCCCTCGGCGTCGCACCCACCGCGGCCAGCGCCGCGCCCACCGACCTGTTCATCTCGGAGTACGTCGAAGGTTCGTCGAACAACAAGGCGATCGAGCTGTTCAACGGCACCGGTGGCGCCGTCGACCTCAGCGCCGGCGGCTACCAGCTCCAACTCTTCTTCAACGGCTCCGGCACGGCGACCACCATCGCGCTGACCGGGACGGTGGCCGCCGGCGACGCGTTCGTGTTCGCCAGCGCCTCGGCCGGGTCCGCCATCCTCGCCCAGGCCGACCAGACGACCGGGGCGAGCCTGTTCAACGGCGACGACGCGATCGTGCTGCGCCGGGGCACCACCGTGCTCGACTCGATCGGCCAGGTGGGCGTCGACCCTGGCACCGAGTGGGGCACCGGCGCCACCAGCACCGCCGACAACACCCTGCGCCGGCTGCCCGCCGTGGCCGCCGGCGACACCGACCCGTCGGACGCGTTCGATCCCGCCGCACAGTGGGCCGGCTTCCCGGTCGACACCTTCGACGGGCTCGGCACGCACACCGTGGACGGCGGTGGCCCGGTCGACGCGCCGGCCACGCTGGCCTGCGGCGGGCCGCTGGTCACCGCCGCTGGCACGGCGGCGACCCGCGAGGTCACCGCCACCGACCCGGACGACACGATCGTCGATCTGGCGGTGACCGCGGTCAGCCCGGCCCCGGCGACCGGCTCGATCACCCGCACCGCGCTCACCCCGGCCGGAGGGGTGGGTGGCACCGCTCGCGCCACGGTCGGTGCGAGCGCCGACCTCGCCGCCGGGGCGTACACCGTCACGGTCACCGCGACCGACGCGGGCGGCGGCACCGCCAGCTGCGCGCTGGTCGTGCAGGTGACGCGGGAGCTGACCGTCGGCGAGGTGCAGGGCCCGACCACCGACGCCGAGTCCGGCCCGGCCGACCGGTCGCCGCTCGCACCGGCGAGCGGCAACGGCACGAGCAGCACGCTGTACGACGTACGCGGCGTGATCACCCAGTTGACCCTGGCCCGCACCTCGGCCGGGGCGGAGCAGCACGGGTTCTTCCTCCAGAGCCGCACCGGCGACACCGACGGCGACCCGAGCAGTTCCGACGGCATCTTCGTGTTCATGGGCACGTTCACCTCGCTGATCGGCGGTTACGTGCCGACGGTCGGCGACGAGGTGGTGCTCCGGGCCCGGGTGTCGGAGTACTTCAACCTCACTCAGCTCTCCGGCGCCTCGCTGGTCCGCCGGATCGCCACCGGCCTGGACGTGGCCACCGCGGTCGCGGTGACGGACGCGGCCCCGCCGGCCGAGCTGATCGACGCGCAGCGCTTCTGGGAGCGGCACGAGGGCGCCCGGCTGCGGGTGCGCGCGGGCAGCGGCGCGGTGAGTGGCCGGGACGTCTTCTCCTCCACGGCCGACGCGGAGCTGTGGGTGGTCGACCGGGACGACCCGCTGCTGGACCGCGCCGACCCGTACGCCCGGCGGGTGTTCCGGGACTCCCACCCGCTGGACAACGACCCGACCCGCCGCTTCGACGACGGCAACGGCCAGCGGGTGCTGCTCGGCAGCATGGGCGTGAAGGGCACCGCCGGGGACAGCGCCGCGCTGCTCCCGCCGGCGCACACCTTCGACACGCTGCGCGCCGACGCGGTGGGTGGGGTCTACTACTCGTTCGAGAAGTACGGCGTCCAGGTCGAGCGGGCGGAGTTCGACGCCGGGGCCGACCCGTCGAAGAACAACCCGCCGAAGCCGGCCGACCGGTCCCAGGAGGTGGCGGTCGCCACCTACAACGTGGAGAACCTGTACGACCACCGGGACGACCCGTTCGACGGGTGCGACTTCGCCGGCAACGCCGGCTGCCCGGGCGTCGACCCGCCGTTCGACTACGTGCCGAGCAGTGAGGCGGACTACCGCGAGCAGCTGAGCGCGCTCGCCGACCAGATCGTCAAGGACCTGCACGCGCCGGACCTGATCCTGGTGCAGGAGGCCGAGGACCAGGACATCTGCACGGTGTCCGGGGCGGCGCTGGCCTGCGGCGACACGGACAACGCGGACGGCGCCCCGGACACCATCCAGGAGCTGGCGCTCGCGGTGGCGGCGGCCGGCGGTCCCGCGTACGCCGCCGCCTACGACCGGACCGGCGCGGACGCCCGCGGCATCACCGCCGCGTTCCTGTACCGCACCGACCGGTTGTCGCTGGCCGCCGCGACGGCGACCGACCCGCTGCTGGGTTCGGCACCGACCATCCAGTACCGTGCCCCGGGGCTGCCGGCCAACGCCGACGTGCAGAACCCGAAGGCGCTCAACGCGGTCCTGCCGTCCGACGTGGACACCTCGACGGGCCGGGACGGGAACAACGTCTTCACCCGGGCTCCCCAGCTGGGCAGGTTCAGCGTGGCCGCGACGCCCGGCTCGACCGAGCGGTTCACCCTGTACGCGCTCAGCAACCACTACTCGTCGGGCCCGGACAGCCGGATCGGGCAGCGTCGGGAGCAGGCGGCGTACGGCGCGGCGATCGTCACCGCGATCGAGGGGGCCGACCAGAACGCCCGGGTGGTGTACGGCGGGGACTTGAACGTCTTCCCCCGCCCGGACGATCCGATCGCCACCGGCGACCGGCCCACCCCGTCGGACCAGCTCGCACCGCTGTATGAGGCGGGCCTGCACAACCTGTGGGACAACCTGGTGGCCGACGTCCCCGCCTCCGCCTACTCGTACAGCTTCGAGGGGCAGGCGCAGACGCTCGACCACCTGTTCGTCAACGACGCGCTCTACGGCGACCTGGTGCAGGTGCGGGCGGCGCACATCAACGCCGACTGGCCTGCGGAGTTCAGCGGCGACGGGTCGCGGGGCTCCAGCGACCACGACCCGCAGGTGGCCCGGTTCCGGTCCCGGGCGTCGCTCACCGTCGCCGACGCGACGGTGGTCGAGGGCGACAAGGGCACGCGGCAGCTCACCTTCACTGCCACCGTGTCCCGGCCGCTGTCCCAGCCGGTGCTGCTCTGCGCCGCCACCCTCGGCGGCACGGCGCAGGCCGGCTCGGACTTCGACCCGTACGCCGGCTGCCGCACCCTGGCCGCCGGGCAGACCTCAGTGGCCTTTCCGGTGACCGTGCGCGGCGACCGGAAGCGGGAGGCGGACGAGAAGCTGACGCTGGTGGTGGCCGGCGTGCCCGGCCTTCGGCTGGCCGACCCGCTCGCGACGGGCACCATCACGAACGACGACTGA
- the hemC gene encoding hydroxymethylbilane synthase, with amino-acid sequence MTAPLRLGTRGSALAMAQSGQVAEALTAATGRPVELVEVITAGDRSSAPVHRLGVGVFVSALRDALAARTIDFAVHSYKDLPTAAAGGLHIAAVPARQDPRDALIARDARTLTELPPGATVGTGALRRIAQLHALGLQLEVTPIRGNVDTRLARVLGPEADLDAVVLARAGLARLGRADVITETLDPMLMLPAPAQGALAVECRVDDQDLVELLAVLDHAPSHAAVTAERALLATLEAGCSAPVAAYAELAEGDAGDEIYLRGAVISPDGTRDLRLSRTGTPADAAEIGKALAAELLDLGADSILGHEGHTGSGTQQFGSTE; translated from the coding sequence ATGACCGCCCCCCTACGCCTCGGCACCCGGGGCAGCGCCCTGGCGATGGCCCAGTCCGGCCAGGTCGCCGAGGCGTTGACCGCCGCCACCGGCCGCCCGGTCGAGCTGGTCGAGGTGATCACCGCCGGCGACCGCTCCAGCGCGCCGGTGCACCGGCTCGGCGTCGGGGTGTTCGTCTCCGCGCTGCGCGACGCGCTGGCCGCCCGGACCATCGACTTCGCGGTGCACTCCTACAAGGATCTCCCCACGGCCGCCGCCGGCGGGCTGCACATCGCGGCGGTACCGGCCCGGCAGGACCCACGCGACGCGTTGATCGCCCGGGACGCCCGGACGCTCACCGAGCTGCCGCCCGGGGCCACCGTGGGCACCGGCGCGCTGCGCCGGATCGCCCAGCTGCACGCGCTCGGCCTGCAGTTGGAGGTCACCCCGATCCGGGGCAACGTGGACACCCGCCTGGCGCGGGTGCTCGGCCCCGAGGCCGACCTCGACGCCGTCGTGCTGGCCCGGGCCGGGCTGGCCCGACTCGGCCGGGCCGACGTGATCACCGAGACGCTGGACCCGATGCTGATGCTGCCCGCGCCCGCCCAGGGTGCGCTGGCCGTGGAGTGCCGGGTCGACGACCAGGACCTGGTCGAGCTGCTCGCGGTGCTCGACCACGCACCGTCGCACGCCGCCGTCACCGCGGAGCGCGCGTTGCTGGCCACCCTGGAGGCCGGGTGCAGCGCACCCGTCGCCGCCTATGCGGAACTCGCCGAAGGTGACGCCGGCGATGAGATCTACCTGCGCGGGGCGGTGATCAGCCCGGACGGCACTCGTGACCTCCGGCTGTCCCGCACCGGAACGCCCGCCGACGCGGCGGAGATCGGTAAGGCACTCGCCGCCGAACTCCTCGACCTCGGCGCCGACTCGATCCTCGGCCACGAAGGACACACCGGCTCGGGGACCCAGCAATTTGGGAGCACAGAATGA